The Drosophila innubila isolate TH190305 chromosome 3R unlocalized genomic scaffold, UK_Dinn_1.0 2_E_3R, whole genome shotgun sequence genome has a segment encoding these proteins:
- the LOC117792037 gene encoding homeobox protein 12, with amino-acid sequence MFELEDYSSSIHEGFFSKYADAAGPSLDFYVSDSMQDMLDVDIRAEIANVVGSSSDMSSLDHALEAISAINNSNNNNNSNTNSLLSSTHNANANLLATSALHASPTAKWMGSCANFWSTADYYADVGACVNPISVMPLINSNSGCTSLLGSGSPQKTRGGGGATAAQGRAGSAAGQSLVVPPASPCDQHKSHLTFSPAQMKVSAGSMRREQVMAHIPKQISALPISSSAVTGGGATGVGGGGGGATAPGTMATNSALQMQRRNSPALDAVRKDLGTELRKVQSNMDQETKNTAKNNNSLLTTNGATSTIKLGPGIGGLTFANSATYNKLKQQTSVKSPNGAPLTSNGNILLKRDREASPLHNMATLHATKRGSAPKSIASAAHSPHHQMQMQSSLGSPSSTSSSTSGRLTSTASSSPLSNNNNNSNSNNNSNHSNVKTLQQKMKVPAAAMSSMFPKPAYSYSCLIALALKNSRAGSLPVSEIYSFLCQHFPYFENAPSGWKNSVRHNLSLNKCFEKIERPATNSNQRKGCRWAMNPERICKMDEEVQKWSRKDPAAIRNAMVYPEHLESLERGEMKHGSADSDVELDSQSEIEESSDLEEHDFDDTLIDAMLVEEEENDDVDWANSEDEDQEEFVSCKQSSNHLPTNHQMLLAQKNADFDIEVDELYDAIEIEDDKEAVRNAIASGRTHNSIIELNPADLNVNDGYQSPKRARLDINYAIGPAGELEQQYGQKVKVQQVQQITQQQQPPTYNRRKMPLVNRII; translated from the exons ATGTTCGAGTTGGAGGATTATTCAAGCAGTATCCATGAGGGTTTCTTCAGTAAATATGCG GATGCCGCAGGACCTTCACTGGATTTTTATGTGTCCGACTCCATGCAGGACATGTTGGATGTGGATATCCGGGCTGAGATCGCCAATGTTGTGGGCAGCTCCAGTGACATGAGCTCGTTGGATCACGCTCTGGAAGCCATTTCGgccatcaacaacagcaacaacaacaacaatagtaataCCAACAGTCTGTTATCATCGACACACAATGCGAATGCCAATCTGCTTGCCACAAGCGCGTTGCACGCCTCGCCGACCGCCAAGTGGATGGGATCGTGTGCCAATTTCTGGTCAACAGCCGATTATTATGCCGATGTTGGCGCCTGTGTAAATCCCATTTCGGTGATGCCGCTTATCAACTCCAACTCCGGCTGCACATCACTCCTAGGCTCCGGATCGCCACAGAAGACACGAGGAGGTGGCGGCGCGACGGCGGCGCAGGGCAGAGCGGGCTCTGCCGCTGGACAGTCGCTGGTTGTGCCGCCGGCCTCGCCATGTGATCAGCACAAATCGCATTTGACCTTCTCGCCGGCACAGATGAAGGTCAGTGCCGGCTCCATGCGGCGGGAGCAAGTGATGGCGCATATTCCAAAGCAGATTTCAGCCTTGCCCATTTCATCATCCGCCGTGACGGGCGGAGGAGCAACAGGAgtgggaggaggaggaggaggagccaCAGCACCGGGAACCATGGCAACGAATTCAGCCCTGCAGATGCAGCGACGCAATTCGCCGGCACTGGATGCGGTTCGCAAGGATCTGGGCACGGAGCTGCGTAAGGTGCAGTCCAATATGGATCAGGAGACAAAGAATActgccaaaaataacaacagcttGCTGACAACGAACGGTGCCACCAGTACCATCAAACTGGGACCTGGCATTGGTGGGCTGACCTTTGCCAACAGTGCCACATACAACAAGCTGAAGCAACAGACGTCCGTCAAGTCGCCCAACGGTGCTCCCCTCACCTCCAATGGCAACATCTTGCTCAAGCGGGATCGTGAGGCGAGTCCACTGCACAATATGGCaacgttgcatgccacaaagcGAGGCAGTGCCCCAAAGAGCATTGCCTCGGCGGCACATTCCCCGCATCATCAAATGCAGATGCAGAGCAGCCTTGGTTCACCATCCTCGACGTCTTCGTCAACAAGTGGCCGTCTTACCTCCACCGCATCCTCCTCCCCCTtgtccaacaacaacaataacagcaacagcaacaacaacagcaaccacagcaatgTGAAGACGTTGCAACAGAAGATGAAGGTGCCTGCAGCTGCCATGAGCAGCATGTTCCCAAAACCCGCCTATTCCTATTCGTGTCTCATTGCGCTGGCGCTGAAGAATTCGCGTGCTGGCTCTTTGCCCGTCTCGGAGATCTACAGTTTTCTGTGCCAGCATTTTCCGTACTTTGAGAATGCTCCCAGTGGGTGGAAGAACAGTGTCCGTCACAATTTGTCGCTGAACAAATGCTTTGAGAAAATTGAACGTCCGGCAACGAATAGCAATCAACGCAAAGGATGCCGTTGGGCCATGAATCCTGAACGCATCTGCAAGATGGACGAGGAGGTGCAGAAATGGTCACGCAAGGATCCCGCCGCAATACGCAATGCCATGGTCTATCCGGAGCATCTGGAAAGCTTGGAGCGTGGCGAAATGAAGCATGGCTCGGCCGATTCCGATGTGGAGCTGGATTCTCAGTCTGAGATCGAGGAATCCTCGGATCTAGAGGAGCACGACTTTGATGATACTCTAATCGATGCGATGCTCGTCGAAGAGGAGGAGAATGATGATGTTGA CTGGGCAAATAGCGAGGATGAGGATCAGGAGGAGTTTGTGTCATGTAAACAATCTAGCAATCACCTGCCAACAAATCACCAAATGCTGCTTGCACAAAAGAATGCAGATTTTGACATCGAG GTTGACGAGCTGTACGATGCCATCGAGATTGAGGATGACAAGGAGGCGGTGCGTAATGCCATTGCCAGTGGACGGACCCACAACAGCATCATTGAGCTGAATCCGGCCGATCTGAATGTCAACGATGGTTATCAGTCGCCAAAGCGAGCTCGTCTCGACATCAACTATGCCATCGGTCCAGCCGGTGAACTGGAGCAGCAGTATGGCCAGAAGGTGAAAGTGCAGCAGGTGCAACAGAtaacacagcaacagcaaccgccCACGTATAATCGTCGCAAAATGCCGCTGGTTAATCGAATCATATAA
- the LOC117790445 gene encoding protein slender lobes, with protein MDDDNNDIPRVTRARTRRLSTLDTDSRPSTPLLDATVERASPRPMRKTRLNSATVDLRTPTRSTRLSVARGETPEPITPNVSLSAAKRGTRTPAKSVRKPPFPLKEDLVEEGNEEQVQVQATAMVKETKTDVVTEATEAGGIADSTRKTPSRSVDLLATPNVTPTDERRVTRSMSKTPPVPAILTSQNIPQPQFDINNSLEEKQTKEVIENVDTPVIGEQLLPHNDGSNKASSITSGLNNNKLAKLQVKLKNLTVEKSDSQADSNRNEATVVDKVEPKDKEDTLKEDKPISLDDSDSQMEYNTPNESMEEVKTAKLNQKQEEAVKDKEDIVIKDDKDSQAECQTPKSGQEVNPKINDNKETVVDKVDPKDQEVITEADKDNNLNKTETQAVTTIKTNINEESVIPKIEQTKDIETVALDNEPNVFDDDVSMEELVVPPEHDQKIDVQVTEDLRLPDLTPKIMSRVLETKPVDSKKKVDFGGDAEAENDGKLKYPKTPARLNTPPMNIVQKMDKKDISLKAETPIKAMILKKRHSSTPLAKPESVLSKADDESIVTNPPPLQIDVIQPLSDLESKAVPVSEVQITKEKLARRLVSEDEDEDEEEEEEHDEEEPGVCEFFDNEVEVVDNYQSGDSMDSSERREILENEVPHDGESVGSQDTSDDGSEESDAENLSFIVSDNEVDEGEDDVEDLCFSSEVESVASDSKNTKKRRRIVVHDSSDEEDTAEKENESKEQSAGESANKSKNASGKGAKMLNLSKEKCAEKEPNKSISLNKTASVDRDDLEVEELHSTSDEGDENEIVKRNKSHNKSIYEVPDSSEESDGENVADNSSPTKANKQLSPEKEESMLKVDSPTPMDEDASTEDKLPIPIPDAVEKTVESSSKSSAFHNKEKRDDDAVLLSQLSSCDLSHLQQMFNPLQKSRRQTLYHQGPEMSDMEPKPKLKRRSEQLNSDVKPSQSFIETLAEEKSQRLKRKHMSKSFCGTADDLDTSAVQEVKSKKAKKTCDDEKTDEVESSATTADLPEQPKAQHEVKKPSDPPKDTAFYLDYCDTILQAANEAMLEQKKQRIASGKKPKSVKRSAVKSASDAVELPSTSDAVAPVTANPESEKATTLKKNVKRLQATKQAVKHAMQLLAPDSGSKEPQSLARKLSPQPPENAKSTKDNNKQTVKRKKPKVAQVSPIKSSDEENHHAVKRIKTSAGYVVISDVDKDGIELVKTRSGIVKVEPCTPRQKYFKEVPSTPYNRSGLSEVSAASKAKKKLATAGGQSNVNRNPATESALRFKREIFGRSSK; from the exons ATGGATGATGATAACAACGATATTCCTCGTG ttactCGCGCACGAACACGCCGCCTGTCCACTCTCGATACTGATAGCCGACCGTCGACGCCGCTGCTCGATGCAACTGTTGAGCGTG CATCGCCACGCCCCATGCGTAAAACTCGCTTGAACTCGGCCACAGTGGATTTAAGGACACCCACACGTTCAACGCGTTTATCTGTGGCACGTGGAGAGACGCCAGAACCCATCACACCTAATGTCAGCTTGTCAGCTGCCAAACGTGGTACACGCACTCCGGCCAAGTCGGTCCGTAAGCCGCCGTTTCCATTGAAAGAAGACCTTGTCGAAGAGGGAAACGAGGAGCAGGTGCAGGTGCAGGCGACGGCGATGGTGAAGGAAACCAAAACGGATGTGGTCACTGAGGCAACTGAGGCTGGCGGCATAGCCGACTCCACACGTAAAACTCCATCGCGTTCTGTTGATTTATTGGCAACTCCTAATGTAACGCCCACAGATGAAAGGCGTGTAACGCGTTCCATGTCAAAAACACCACCAGTTCCAGCGATCTTGACTAGCCAGAATATTCCACAGCCGCAATTTGATATCAATAATTCGTTGgaagaaaagcaaacaaaagaaGTGATTGAAAATGTTGATACGCCAGTTATTGGTGAGCAATTGTTGCCGCATAATGATGGCTCGAATAAAGCATCTTCAATTACTTCTGGTTTGAATAATAACAAACTAGCAAAGCTACAAGTCAAGCTTAAAAACCTCACCGTGGAGAAATCTGACTCTCAGGCAGATTCCAACAGGAATGAGGCGACAGTGGTCGACAAAGTCGAGCCAAAGGATAAAGAAGATACCTTGAAGGAAGACAAACCAATCAGCTTGGATGATTCAGACTCGCAGATGGAGTATAACACTCCAAACGAGTCGATGGAAGAGGTCAAAACAGCCAAACTGAACCAGAAGCAGGAAGAGGCAGTGAAAGATAAAGAAGATATCGTGATAAAGGATGATAA GGACTCGCAGGCAGAGTGCCAAACTCCAAAGTCAGGCCAAGAAGTAAATCCTAAAATAAACGATAATAAAGAGACCGTTGTCGACAAAGTCGATCCCAAGGATCAAGAAGTAATCACGGAGGCTGATAAAGACAACAACTTGAACAAAACAGAAACGCaggcagtaacaacaataaaaaccaaCATTAACGAAGAGTCAGTCATCCCGAAAATAGAGCAGACTAAAGACATAGAAACAGTCGCACTGGATAATGAACCTAACGTATTTGATGACGATGTATCCATGGAGGAACTGGTTGTACCGCCAGAGCACGATCAAAAAATTGATGTTCAGGTCACCGAAGACCTTCGTTTGCCGGACTTAACGCCAAAGATTATGTCACGCGTGCTGGAAACGAAACCAGTTGATTCCAAGAAAAAGGTGGACTTCGGTGGTGATGCTGAAGCTGAGAATGATGGCAAGCTGAAATATCCAAAGACTCCAGCGCGCCTTAATACACCACCGATGAACATTGTCCAAAAAATGGACAAGAAAGATATTAGTCTAAAGGCTGAGACGCCAATAAAGGCCATGATATTAAAGAAGCGCCACAGCTCGACGCCTTTGGCCAAGCCAGAGTCCGTATTGAGCAAGGCAGATGATGAGTCCATTGTCACAAATCCGCCACCACTTCAAATTGACGTCATCCAACCACTGTCCGATTTGGAGAGCAAAGCAGTTCCAGTTTCAGAGGTTCAGATTACGAAGGAGAAGTTAGCACGTCGTCTGGTCAGCGAGGATGAAGACGAGGacgaggaagaggaagaggagcaTGATGAAGAAGAGCCTGGTGTATGCGAGTTTTTTGACAACGAAGTCGAGGTTGTCGATAATTACCAATCTGGCGATTCAATGGATAGCTCTGAACGCCGTGAGATTCTGGAAAATGAAGTACCCCATGATGGCGAATCCGTAGGCAGCCAGGATACAAGTGATGATGGCTCTGAGGAGAGTGATGCTGAAAATTTATCGTTCATAGTATCCGACAATGAAGTCGACGAGGGTGAAGATGACGTTGAAGACTTGTGCTTCTCATCCGAAGTCGAGTCTGTGGCCAGTGACTCCAAGAACACCAAGAAACGTCGACGTATTGTAGTTCACGATTCCAGTGATGAGGAAGATACTGCTGAAAaggaaaatgaaagcaaagaaCAATCAGCTGGCGAGTCGGCAAATAAGAGTAAAAATGCGAGTGGAAAGGGAGCAAAGATGCTAAATCTATCTAAAGAGAAATGCGCCGAGAAAGAgccaaataaatcaatttcccTTAACAAAACTGCGTCTGTGGATCGCGATGATTTAGAGGTTGAAGAGCTTCATTCCACCTCAGACGAGGGCGATGAAAACGAGATTGTAAAGCGTAACAAATCCCACAACAAGAGTATTTACGAAGTGCCGGATTCTAGTGAGGAATCAGATGGAGAGAATGTTGCAGATAATTCTTCACCCACTAAGGCAAATAAACAACTTTCACCAGAGAAAGAGGAATCTATGTTGAAGGTAGACAGTCCAACTCCGATGGACGAGGATGCCTCCACTGAAGACAAGTTACCCATTCCCATTCCGGATGCTGTTGAGAAAACAGTTGAATCTAGCTCCAAGTCATCAGCATTccataataaagaaaaacgcGACGACGATGCCGTGCTCCTGTCTCAGCTCTCCTCCTGTGACCTATCGCATTTGCAGCAAATGTTTAATCCCCTACAGAAGTCGCGTCGCCAAACACTTTACCATCAGGGTCCTGAAATGTCTGACATGGAACCAAAACCCAAATTGAAGCGACGCAGTGAACAACTTAACAGCGATGTAAAGCCATCTCAATCATTCATCGAAACCCTGGCCGAGGAAAAGAGTCAACGGTTGAAGCGCAAGCACATGTCCAAGAGCTTCTGTGGAACTGCCGACGACTTGGATACCAGCGCTGTGCAAGAGGTCAAAAGTAAGAAGGCTAAGAAGACATGCGATGATGAGAAAACAGACGAGGTGGAATCATCCGCTACCACTGCCGACTTGCCAGAGCAGCCTAAAGCACAGCATGAAGTCAAAAAGCCATCAGATCCGCCAAAGGATACCGCCTTCTACCTAGACTACTGTGACACCATTCTGCAGGCGGCCAACGAAGCGATGCTGGAGCAGAAGAAACAA cgCATCGCTTCTGGTAAGAAGCCAAAAAGTGTCAAGCGCTCTGCAGTTAAGTCTGCTAGCGACGCCGTGGAGCTACCGTCCACTTCCGATGCAGTTGCCCCAGTGACTGCCAATCCAGAATCCGAGAAGGCGACGACGCTTAAGAAGAATGTGAAGCGTCTGCAGGCCACCAAGCAGGCTGTTAAGCACGCCATGCAGCTTCTAGCGCCGGATTCAGGCAGCAAAGAG CCTCAATCACTGGCTCGCAAATTGTCGCCTCAACCGCCGGAAAATGCCAAGAGTacaaaggacaacaacaagcagaccGTTAAGAGGAAGAAGCCCAAAGTGGCACAAGTGTCGCCAATTAAGAGCTCGGACGAGGAGAATCATCATGCCGTCAAACGGATTAAAACTAGTGCTGGCTATGTAGTTATATCCGACGTAGACAAAGACGGAATTGAGCTTGTTAAAACGCGTTCGGGCATTGTGAAAGTCGAGCCCTGCACTCCAAGACAAAAGTATTTCAAAGAAGTTCCATCAACGCCATATAATCGCTCGGGTCTATCAGAGGTTTCTGCAGCTTCGAAAGCTAAAAAGAAGCTGGCAACTGCAGGTGGACAATCGAATGTCAATCGAAACCCAGCTACGGAGTCGGCACTGCGATTCAAGAGGGAAATTTTTGGTAGATCATCAAAATAA
- the LOC117790044 gene encoding leukocyte receptor cluster member 1 encodes MNILPKKRWHVRTKDNIARVRRDEAAAQDEERKRLDKLELAESEARINFLRRQSGLPEKLSTDTAAPGTSETSTEEDAQNSAVRSVDLFADYKSHVKKTNKDLEKEKKDEQEKYEKQIGYLTYLGQDTNEALKVRSWYEVAPKRAKIDDRDATETHLKQKLSEDPLTLVNALISGDKKSVQAPVKRREPPPEPSAEPESIQSESSRSKKHKKEKKHHKKHKKHKHKNHKVEKLTKEMAANAKRDKLNMLRKERLLREAAEQRRQEQLFAPKESELPVEATKTPAPTPRIVQKYNSQFNPELAKQNMI; translated from the exons ATGAATATTTTGCCCAAGAAACG ctGGCATGTGCGCACCAAAGATAATATTGCCCGTGTGCGACGGGACGAAGCAGCCGCACAGGATGAAGAAAGAAAACGGTTGGACAAGTTGGAATTGGCT GAGAGCGAAGCCCGCATAAACTTTCTGCGACGTCAATCCGGATTGCCGGAAAAGTTATCAACGGACACTGCTGCACCCGGAACCAGCGAAACTTCTACGGAGGAAGACGCACAAAACAGTGCAGTTCGGTCGGTAGATTTGTTTGCAGACTACAAGAGCCACGTTAAGAAAACGAATAAGGATTTGGAAAAGGAGAAGAAGGATGAACAGGAAAAGTACGAGAAACAAATCGGCTATCTAACCTATTTGGGACAGGATACAAATGAAGCTCTCAAAGTGCGCAGCTGGTATGAAGTGGCTCCAAAACGTGCTAAAATTGACGACCGCGATGCCACAGAAACACATTTAAAGCAAAAGTTATCCGAAGATCCATTAACGTTAGTAAACGCGCTGATTTCGGGAGACAAGAAATCTGTTCAAGCCCCTGTCAAACGACGGGAACCGCCGCCAGAACCGTCAGCCGAACCAGAATCAATACAATCAGAGTCGTCAAGATCCAAGAAAcacaaaaaggaaaagaaacaTCACAAGAAACATAAGAAGCACAAGCACAAAAATCACAAAGTGGAAAAGTTAACCAAAGAGATGGCCGCCAATGCAAAACGTGATAAATTAAACATGTTGCGAAAAGAGCGTCTGCTGCGGGAAGCAGCAGAGCAGCGTCGCCAGGAGCAGCTGTTCGCACCAAAAGAATCGGAGCTGCCTGTTGAGGCTACTAAGACGCCAGCGCCCACGCCGCGTATTGTGCAAAAGTATAACAGCCAATTTAATCCAGAATTAGCAAagcaaaatatgatttaa